In Plasmodium coatneyi strain Hackeri chromosome 3, complete sequence, a genomic segment contains:
- a CDS encoding Replication factor a related protein, which yields MNRNEEILSKATPDFIYKFFTETKSEEMLALLNKQVTLLCFSQMNAGANQIFLKVIDGTIPPQYYAIVHVGVDEATMPTTPISYVKKLILIENFSITNYYGKLFILTKKIRVLMSVDYFDIEDLFRRYQLQSISYLLMNTKGENPSKDGGSRPASEYNGEGQARTSSMISRYSSEYGNEGKTRECNYYPRGGSAAATTTTAAAAEYSSNVIPGDSYSKLRDRQEGDTRPDYDRCQRVSGESLIREPMAKNGSAAYGERQPYGDKPPYVERSPYREPPVGRDTPQIYHHGRMAEDNGRGKQFPERLSDPPSTDKFSQGEISTSRDYLPYGANELERNPHEVTSTSHQMYPTPQGATQPYNKRNNTTVYDPSSANSANSANGPNGAYANNHYSNGKSMTHNIAGELNHARSGSSYDLGVGTPMGSSVYREEPPLGESISRSEPKARTSNPNGYMYEGEMGEGSIGSRPIGSGGATPGEYKGRYAHTGNNPERGPPEERSYYQNGRGGSNMSKNSSGARHYYYPPRDAEEGNNSRSVEDEAYYGRGGKPNEVGTKMTDGGRNGPHYNGEVAKINRSDDAIQGRYVPPEGAISGGGYNHKGVSNYGPPGIGTGSSDYSGSANRVASEPNKKARNESMGSLQETKETLNDMEEYPLDRKSDNKSMLKENSSSRNNRKGGPYQQGNNPVIKINDGILMHINKLSQYSSKWIIKARVQFKDVVRKYYSGNKEGKVFSIELCDEDGEIKVNFFGKAVDKWYDYLQLGKIYKISKGYIKAANKKFTTVKHDYEITLDENSIIEVLEENDNIPKFIYKFTTIDAVKNMKIGSLVDVIGVVFSYQESTQILIKKTGQYKEKRDIVLIDDSKETINVTLWGDHALNTEEVYLRDNSIICFKNLKVGEWQGIKLESHPKTKIDVKPDIERAHMLNTWWINNKQNLYSTVNVGAGIFHMELQKTIEEIKKDVNLANEDALSGKGIIFTTFGFIDHIYNSIPVYSACPDCNKKMVSNVVEEEEEDVNSSQMMEQSMYCSKCNKNNTPIYSYFINLKITDNTDSLRATAFAGCARTIMNGLSANEFMALRQEYVTQENIENFDLIEKAKLNEFFFRIKAYMTSHMDELKKKYTIVDIVPMNKLLVDNCKYLIRSIRSLTEKQ from the coding sequence ATGAATAGGAACGAAGAAATTCTGTCCAAGGCGACGCCGGACTTTAtctacaaattttttacagaaACCAAATCAGAGGAAATGTTAGCCTTGTTGAACAAACAGGTGACGTTATTATGTTTCAGTCAAATGAATGCAGGGGCCAATCAGATTTTCTTAAAAGTAATAGATGGAACCATCCCACCGCAGTACTATGCCATTGTACACGTGGGGGTGGATGAAGCAACCATGCCCACTACACCCATCTcctatgtaaaaaaattaatacttatagaaaatttttccatcACAAATTACTATGGGAAACTTTTcatattaacaaaaaaaattagagtGCTTATGAGTGTAGACTATTTTGACATTGAGGACCTGTTTAGGAGGTACCAACTGCAGAGTATCTCCTACCTCCTAATGAATACAAAAGGTGAGAACCCCTCTAAGGATGGGGGATCTAGACCTGCCAGCGAATACAATGGAGAAGGGCAAGCCAGAACGAGCAGCATGATTTCCCGCTATTCAAGTGAATACGGAAATGAGGGCAAAACGAGGGAGTGTAATTACTACCCCCGTGGAGGGAgtgcagcagcaacaacaacaacagctgCAGCAGCAGAATACAGTAGTAATGTCATTCCGGGAGACAGCTATTCCAAATTGAGGGATCGCCAGGAAGGGGACACCCGACCTGACTATGACAGGTGTCAAAGAGTGTCGGGGGAAAGTTTGATCAGGGAACCGATGGCCAAGAATGGCAGTGCTGCATATGGGGAGAGACAGCCCTACGGGGATAAACCCCCTTACGTGGAGAGGTCACCCTATAGGGAACCGCCCGTTGGAAGGGACACCCCGCAGATTTACCACCACGGTAGAATGGCAGAAGATAatggaagggggaagcaatTCCCCGAAAGGTTGAGTGATCCCCCCAGCACAGACAAGTTTTCGCAGGGGGAGATTTCCACCAGTCGGGACTATCTCCCTTACGGTGCAAACGAATTGGAAAGGAACCCTCACGAGGTGACATCTACCTCTCACCAAATGTACCCCACTCCGCAGGGGGCGACCCAGCCCTACAACAAGCGAAACAACACCACTGTGTATGATCCAAGCAGTGCAAACAGTGCAAACAGTGCAAATGGTCCAAATGGTGCATATGCAAACAATCACTACAGTAACGGTAAGAGCATGACGCATAACATTGCAGGAGAGCTGAACCATGCCCGAAGCGGCAGCAGCTACGACCTCGGAGTCGGCACTCCCATGGGCTCCAGCGTGTACAGAGAAGAACCCCCTTTGGGGGAAAGCATTAGTAGAAGTGAACCCAAGGCGCGCACGAGCAATCCGAACGGGTATATGTACGAGGGGGAAATGGGGGAGGGATCAATTGGGTCAAGACCAATTGGATCGGGAGGAGCCACCCCCGGGGAGTATAAGGGCCGGTATGCCCACACAGGGAATAACCCAGAGAGAGGCCCCCCCGAAGAGAGGAGCTATTACCAAAATGGCAGGGGAGGCAGCAACATGAGCAAGAACTCAAGCGGGGCGCGTCACTACTACTACCCCCCAAGGGATGCAGAAGAAGGTAATAATTCAAGAAGTGTGGAGGATGAAGCCTATTAcggaagagggggaaagcCAAATGAAGTGGGCACGAAAATGACCGATGGGGGGAGAAATGGCCCGCATTACAATGGAGAGGTGGCGAAAATTAATAGGAGCGATGATGCGATACAGGGTAGGTATGTTCCTCCTGAGGGGGCAATCAGTGGAGGAGGTTACAATCACAAGGGGGTGAGCAATTACGGCCCACCCGGCATAGGAACAGGAAGCAGTGATTATAGCGGGAGTGCAAACCGTGTAGCATCAGAACCAAATAAAAAGGCGAGGAACGAAAGTATGGGGAGTCTGCAGGAGACGAAGGAAACACTAAACGATATGGAGGAATACCCGTTGGACAGGAAAAGTGACAACAAAAGCATGCTGAAGGAAAATAGCTCCAGTAGGAATAACAGGAAGGGTGGCCCCTACCAGCAAGGCAACAATCcagtaataaaaattaatgacGGCATTttaatgcatataaataaGCTGTCCCAGTATTCATCCAAGTGGATAATAAAGGCAAGAGTTCAGTTCAAGGACGTGGTGAGAAAATACTACTCAGGCAACAAAGAGGGGAAGGTATTTAGCATCGAGTTGTGTGATGAAGATGGAGAGATAAAAGTAAACTTCTTCGGAAAGGCAGTAGACAAATGGTATGACTACCTCCAATTGGGGAAAATCTACAAAATAAGTAAAGGCTATATCAAAGCAGCGAACAAAAAATTCACCACAGTAAAACATGACTATGAAATTACGCTGGACGAAAATTCCATTATAGAAGtgttggaagaaaatgacaACATCCctaaatttatttataaatttaCAACTATAGACGcggtaaaaaatatgaaaatagGTTCGCTAGTAGATGTAATAGGAGTGGTTTTCAGCTACCAAGAAAGTACGCAAATATTAATTAAGAAAACAGGGcaatataaagaaaagagggaCATTGTTCTGATAGACGATAGCAAGGAAACTATTAATGTAACTCTGTGGGGAGATCACGCCCTAAACACGGAAGAAGTGTACCTAAGGGATAATAGCATAATATGCTTTAAGAATTTAAAAGTTGGAGAATGGCAAGGAATAAAATTGGAGTCACACCCCAAAACGAAGATTGATGTAAAACCAGACATTGAAAGAGCCCACATGCTAAACACATGGTGGATAAATAACAAACAGAACCTTTACAGCACCGTTAATGTAGGCGCAGGGATATTCCACATGGAGTTACAGAAAACcattgaagaaattaaaaaggacgTCAATTTAGCTAATGAAGATGCTTTATCAGGGAAAGGAATTATTTTCACAACCTTCGGTTTTATCGACCATATTTATAACTCCATCCCTGTGTATTCGGCTTGTCCAGattgcaataaaaaaatggtttcAAATGtcgtggaggaagaagaggaagacgtTAATTCGTCTCAAATGATGGAGCAGTCTATGTACTGTTCCAAGTGCaacaaaaataacacccCCATATATAGCTACTTCATAAACCTTAAAATTACAGATAATACGGATTCCTTGAGGGCTACTGCATTTGCTGGGTGTGCGCGTACTATCATGAATGGTCTGTCCGCCAACGAATTTATGGCCCTCAGGCAGGAGTACGTGACGCAGGAAAATATCGAAAACTTCGACTTGATTGAAAAGGCCAAACTGaatgagttttttttccgcatcaAGGCCTACATGACGTCCCACATGGACGAGCTGAAAAAGAAGTACACCATCGTCGATATCGTCCCGATGAATAAGCTGCTCGTCGACAACTGCAAGTATCTGATCCGGTCCATCCGCAGTTTGACGGAGAAGCAGTGA